One Oncorhynchus masou masou isolate Uvic2021 chromosome 18, UVic_Omas_1.1, whole genome shotgun sequence DNA window includes the following coding sequences:
- the LOC135505189 gene encoding transmembrane protein 94-like isoform X3 has translation MVKDDDHIVLEPGDMFPPRSPPPSPRGDQKRGPQSPQQHRLFRVVRTPILDSVRNSLDLALSRPITALDNERFTVQSIMAKFACPIVLMTFLVVNTVRYFFDAPSLTPGRFNFIQLQLMGVLPILPLLFPVMWVLVNTYGEASVLAESSRASPTGLLAKFSEDTLSSYTEVVSSQEMLRCVWRHLLGVLKGESQTLCYTSSLLHTLGSVTVLCCVDKRGVLSWPNPSPETVLFFSGRVEPPHNDSQEDLQDDLSDNSEDRDETLEGEALLCMPMMDGYEPSETSHDTGCSQARETHTRTKHPSGSNVSFSHDTDGGDQGPEQDMSGCYDNEAEDYVCDYHLEMLSLSQDQQNPVSIQFDEQGWQCHLPSLKPLGLNILLNLCNASVTQQLCRFSDHLSNLALQESHGAVLPVHVPWGLCELSRLIGFTPGARELFKQENHLALYQLPCGEKAKESVPRRQQNFTKRQPPISHLISLFIRDSSSNNVQMLSHGSADLILEACTDVWDGTDIYPLSGSDRKKVLDFYQRACLSGYCSAFAYKPMQVSLSNQLNGKCVELAPGPNLFSGVELPSTTPIKHVSRRNSWSSDEGIGGVEKDDCVQALSGQIFMGMVSSQFQARLDTVRLIDALVTACIRFVYFSMEDELRSKVFAEKMGLETGWNCHISLTPNRDSPCDGAPNSPGQYSVHDEHQDSRDGAEGLLLPEEETTDVPSFLEDCNRAKLPRGIHQVRPHLKNIDNVPLLVPLFTDCTPETMCEMIKIMQENREVTCCLGSSANFRNSCLFLQSDLSIALDPLYPSRCSWETFGYATGAGLNGEVEGLSPLSLSGQLNTLACSVTFHQGESVSMVKLIEQARHTTYSIRKSFLFLLQCQLTLVLIQFLACLAQLPPPMNITDILWLSCFSCPLLSVSFLGKPPDSSVMNVATGKNQDAIPRKTQTYFLGCFLLKFGLTVCAYLLGFGFTLHEVCLRTNNLTLADNTTINCTDILRVSSARDAPHWFRELSNGLLLTQKVMAGFLALHTVVISLSYVHRSQPLWKKNPFSNTWWCLTVLVVLLGQMVQATVDYKLWQDRSGSLTFGLKDIPMLAWLLVSLSCLVVVLLNEAVKLHEIRVRVRYQKRQKLQFETKLGMNSPF, from the exons ATTGTACTG aTGACGTTCTTGGTTGTGAATACAGTGCGTTATTTCTTTGACGCCCCAAGCCTCACTCCTGGACGCTTCAACTTCATCCAGCTGCAG CTGATGGGAGTGCTGCCCATCCTTCCCTTGCTGTTTCCTGTCATGTGGGTGCTGGTCAACACCTATGGCGAGGCTAGTGTCCTGGCTGAGTCCAGCAGAGCTTCTCCTACTGGCCTG CTTGCTAAGTTCTCCGAGGACACTTTAAGCAGCTACACTGAAGTGGTGTCCTCCCAG gagatGCTGCGGTGTGTGTGGAGACACCTGCTGGGCGTGCTGAAGGGAGAATCACAGACACTCTGCTATACTTCCAGCCTGCTACACACACTTGGCTCTGtcact gtgttgtgttgtgtggatAAACGGGGTGTATTATCCTGGCCTAACCCCAGTCCAGAGACGGTGCTGTTCTTTAGTGGTCGCGTAGAGCCGCCTCACAACGACAGTCAAGAAGACCTGCAAGACGACCTCTCTGACAACTCCGAGGACCGGGAcgag ACACTGGAGGGGGAGGCTCTGCTGTGTATGCCAATGATGGATGGGTATGAGCCCAGCGAGACGTCACATGACACTGGCTGTTCGCAAGCacgggagacacacacacgcaccaaacACCCCTCAGGATCTAATGTCAGCTTCAGCCACGACACTGATGGAGGGGATCAGGGCCCTGaacag GATATGTCAGGTTGCTATGACAACGAAGCGGAGGACTACGTGTGTGATTACCACCTGGAGATGTTGAGTCTGTCTCAGGACCAGCAGAACCCGGTGAGTATCCAGTTTGACGAGCAGGGCTGGCAGTGCCACCTGCCCAGCCTCAAGCCCCTGGGCCTCAACATCCTGCTCAACCTGTGCAACGCCAGCGTCACCCAGCAGCTCTGCCGCTTCTCCGACCACCTCAGTAACCTGGCGCTGCAGGAGAGCCACGGGGCCGTGCTGCCCGTCCACGTGCCCTGGGGACTGTGTGAGCTCTCCAGGCTTAtag GGTTCACTCCCGGGGCGAGGGAGCTGTTTAAACAGGAGAACCACCTCGCTCTGTACCAGCTGCCCTGTGGGGAGAAGGCCAAGGAGTCTGTCCCTCGACGCCAACAGAACTTTACCAAGAGACAACCTCCCATCAGCcacctcatctccctcttcaTCAGAGACTCCTCTTCCA ATAACGTCCAGATGTTGTCTCACGGCTCAGCTGACCTCATCCTGGAGGCCTGCACTGACGTCTGGGACGGAACCGATATCTACCCCCTCTCTGGCTCTGACAG GAAGAAGGTTCTGGACTTCTACCAACGGGCCTGTCTGTCGGGATACTGCTCTGCTTTTGCCTACAAGCCCATGCAGGTGTCTCTGTCCAACCAACTCAATGGGAAATGTGTGGAGCTAGCCCCCGGACCCAACCTCTTCTCTGGGGTAGAACTGCCCTCCACCACCCCTATCAAACATGTCTCCCGCAGGAACTCCTGGAGCTCtgatg AGGGTATAGGAGGTGTGGAGAAGGACGACTGTGTTCAGGCTCTGAGTGGTCAGATCTTCATGGGGATGGTGTCATCACAGTTCCAGGCTCGTCTGGACACCGTCAGGCTCATAGACGCTCTGGTCACCGCCTGCATACGCTTCGTCTACTTCTCTATGGAGGACGAACTACgcagcaag GTGTTTGCAGAGAAGATGGGCCTGGAGACAGGGTGGAACTGTCACATCTCTCTGACCCCAAACAGAGACAGTCCCTGTGACGGCGCCCCCAACAGCCCTGGCCAGTACTCCGTACACGATGAACATCAAGACTCCAGAGATGGGGCAGAGGGGCTGCTGTTACCAGAGGAGGAGACCACTGATGTCCCCAGCTTCCTGGAGGACTGCAACCGG gcgaAGCTACCTCGTGGTATCCACCAGGTTCGTCCTCACCTGAAGAACATTGACAACGTGCCTCTGTTGGTGCCCCTCTTCACCGACTGTACCCCAGAGA ccatgTGTGAGATGATCAAGATCATGCAGGAGAACAGAGAAGTGACGTGCTGCCTGGGGAGCTCTGCTAACTTCCGCAACAGCTGCCTCTTTCTACAGAGTGacctcag CATCGCCCTGGACCCCCTGTATCCGTCGCGGTGTTCGTGGGAGACGTTTGGCTACGCTACAGGGGCAGGGCTGAAcggggaggtggagggtctgtctcctctcagtctgtctggTCAACTCAACACCTTGGCCTGTTCTGTCACCTTCCACCAGGGGGAGTCGGTCAGCATGGTCAAACTCATAGAAcag GCACGTCACACCACCTACAGCATCCGTAAGAGTTTCCTGTTCCTGCTGCAGTGTCAGCTGACCCTGGTCCTCATCCAG TTTCTGGCCTGCCTCGCCCAGCTCCCTCCTCCCATGAACATCACTGACATCCTGTGGCTTTCCTGCTTCAGCTGTCCACTGCTCAG TGTGTCATTCTTAGGAAAGCCACCAGACAGCTCTGTGATGAATGTAGCCACAGGGAAGAACCAAGATGCCATCCCCAGAAAG ACGCAGACCTACTTCCTGGGTTGTTTCCTGCTGAAGTTTGGCCTGACCGTGTGTGCCTACCTGCTAGGCTTTGGCTTCACGCTGCACGAGGTCTGCCTGAGGACCAACAACCTGACACTGGCCGATAACACCACCATCAACTGTACTGATATCCTCAGGGTCAGTTCAGCTCGGGACGCTCCCCATTGGTTCAGAGAGCTGTCCAACGGCCTGCTGCTCACTCAGAAGGTCATGGCTGGGTTCCTGGCCCTGCACACCG TGGTCATCTCGCTAAGTTACGTCCATCGCTCCCAGCCTCTGTGGAAGAAAAACCCTTTCAGCAACACCTGGTGGTGCCTCACTGTCCTTGTAGt TCTGTTGGGTCAGATGGTACAGGCCACGGTGGACTACAAGCTGTGGCAGGACAGGTCGGGTTCTTTGACCTTTGGCCTGAAGGACATCCCCATGCTGGCCTGGCTGTTGGTCTCCCTGTCCTGCCTGGTGGTGGTGCTGCTCAACGAGGCCGTCAAACTACACGAGATACG GGTGAGGGTTCGCTACCAGAAGAGACAGAAGCTACAGTTTGAGACTAAACTCGGGATGAACTCTCCCTTCTGA
- the tdrkh gene encoding tudor and KH domain-containing protein isoform X1 has translation MDVGNLGISQSQVFLNYSPRAILSQWSLSLGTRRVMEAVREGPKSTLGSGKVVALAAGLSVGATVGYIVYRQIKSTTSPLANTEESRLSVPLEVYRTITKYQASFLDLVMQKSGAHVRVLSESSQAGEGEQSSQNSVCFLLQGSPQQVLLARCSLENLAADCETTTDVMEVPQTAFGRIIGRGGESLKLITRTTGARVLCPRERGRGLEKGMVSVTGTRLEVRRAKELILEKVFEDEAVRRRITQSSALRQKRRPFEPQGQRSEELKLEEAPQSLWVEEGGLVHANGVQTTVGALAQARGETVQLAAEAREEDCLLSPDSLSDVSKFEIPSPDLSFQPDEHLEVYVSASENPHHFWIQILGVRSLQLDKLTAEMSRFYSNGTLQEQRVETIVVGDIVAAPYRDYGTWNRARVLGVMGSGLVDLYYVDFGDNGELPRDSLRSMRSDFLSLPFQAIECSLAGVNPAGEVWSDQSLDDFERLTYVAEWRPLLAKLCSYTHSEVSSWPSVQLYDNSEGKAVDLGEEMVSLGHAVPSQDNGNWGGDRDDPGTLQRMLDDVTGATSELSLSCISLSEVASISGSVDDVLEDEFI, from the exons ATGGACGTGGGGAACCTGGGGATCTCTCAGTCCCAGGTGTTTCTCAACTACAGCCCGCGGGCCATCCTGTCACA GTGGAGTCTCTCCCTGGGCACGCGGCGTGTGATGGAGGCAGTGCGGGAGGGCCCTAAGAGCACCCTGGGCTCTGGTAAAGTTGTGGCTCTGGCAGCGGGGCTGTCTGTAGGAGCGACTGTGGGATACATCGTCTACCGGCAAATCAAAAGCACCACCT CTCCGCTGGCTAACACCGAGGAGTCCAGGCTGTCAGTACCTCTGGAGGTGTACAGGACTATTACCAAGTACCAAGCCTCTTTCCTGGACCTG GTGATGCAGAAGTCCGGTGCCCACGTGAGGGTGCTCTCTGAGTCTTCGCAGGCAGGCGAGGGGGAACAAAGTTCCCAGAATTCTGTGTGTTTCCTGCTGCAGGGCTCACCTCAGCAGGTGCTGCTGGCCAGGTGTTCCCTGGAAAACCTGGCCGCAGACTGTGAGACCACCACTGACGTCATGGAGGTTCCCCAGACTGCCTTCGGACGCATCATAG GTCGTGGAGGGGAGTCTCTGAAGCTCATCACCAGGACAACAGGAGCAAGAGTCCTATGTCCCAGGGAGAGGGGGCGGGGCCTAGAGAAGGGCATGGTGTCTGTCACAGGGACGAGACTGGAGGTCAGACGGGCCAAG GAGCTCATCCTGGAGAAGGTATTTGAGGATGAGGCTGTAAGGAGGAGGATTACCCAGTCCTCAGCCCTGCGCCAGAAACGAAGACCCTTCGAGCCCCAGGGTCAAAGGTCTGAG GAACTGAAGCTGGAGGAGGCTCCACAGTCTCTCTGGGTGGAGGAAGGGGGGCTGGTCCATGCTAACGGTGTCCAGACCACAGTGGGAGCCCTTGCCCAGGCTAGAGGAGAGACCGTACAGCTGGCTGCAGAGGCACGAGAGGAGGACTGTCTTCTGTCGCCTGACTCCCTATCAGATGTTTCTAAATTTGAAA TTCCCAGCCCAGACCTGAGCTTCCAGCCAGATGAGCACCTGGAGGTGTATGTATCGGCGTCAGAGAACCCCCACCACTTCTGGATCCAGATCCTGGGGGTCCGCTCCCTCCAGCTGGACAAACTTACTGCTGAGATGAGCCGCTTCTACAGCAACGGCACCCTGCAG GAGCAGCGAGTGGAGACCATCGTGGTGGGGGACATCGTGGCAGCTCCGTACCGGGACTACGGCACCTGGAACAGGGCGAGGGTCCTGGGGGTGATGGGCTCTGGCCTGGTGGACCTCTACTATGTCGACTTCGGAGACAATGGAGAACTACCCAGGGATAGTCTGCGGAGTATGAG AAGTGACTTTCTCAGCCTACCATTCCAGGCCATCGAGTGCAGCCTAGCTGGAGTCAACCCGGCAGGAGAGGTGTGGAGCGACCAATCCCTGGATGACTTTGAGCGCCTGACGTATGTTGCCGAGTGGAGACCCCTGCTGGCCAAACTGTGCAGCTACACCCACTCTGAGGTCTCCTCTTGGCCAAGTGTACAGCTCTACGACAACAGCGAGGGCAAG GCTGTAGATCTAGGAGAGGAGATGGTGAGTCTGGGCCATGCTGTACCTAGCCAGGATAATGGGAACTGGGGTGGCGACAGAGATGACCCTGGAACACTACAGAGGATGCTG GATGATGTGACTGGAGCCACGTCTGAGCTAAGCCTGTCCTGCATCAGCTTATCAG
- the tdrkh gene encoding tudor and KH domain-containing protein isoform X2: protein MEAVREGPKSTLGSGKVVALAAGLSVGATVGYIVYRQIKSTTSPLANTEESRLSVPLEVYRTITKYQASFLDLVMQKSGAHVRVLSESSQAGEGEQSSQNSVCFLLQGSPQQVLLARCSLENLAADCETTTDVMEVPQTAFGRIIGRGGESLKLITRTTGARVLCPRERGRGLEKGMVSVTGTRLEVRRAKELILEKVFEDEAVRRRITQSSALRQKRRPFEPQGQRSEELKLEEAPQSLWVEEGGLVHANGVQTTVGALAQARGETVQLAAEAREEDCLLSPDSLSDVSKFEIPSPDLSFQPDEHLEVYVSASENPHHFWIQILGVRSLQLDKLTAEMSRFYSNGTLQEQRVETIVVGDIVAAPYRDYGTWNRARVLGVMGSGLVDLYYVDFGDNGELPRDSLRSMRSDFLSLPFQAIECSLAGVNPAGEVWSDQSLDDFERLTYVAEWRPLLAKLCSYTHSEVSSWPSVQLYDNSEGKAVDLGEEMVSLGHAVPSQDNGNWGGDRDDPGTLQRMLDDVTGATSELSLSCISLSEVASISGSVDDVLEDEFI from the exons ATGGAGGCAGTGCGGGAGGGCCCTAAGAGCACCCTGGGCTCTGGTAAAGTTGTGGCTCTGGCAGCGGGGCTGTCTGTAGGAGCGACTGTGGGATACATCGTCTACCGGCAAATCAAAAGCACCACCT CTCCGCTGGCTAACACCGAGGAGTCCAGGCTGTCAGTACCTCTGGAGGTGTACAGGACTATTACCAAGTACCAAGCCTCTTTCCTGGACCTG GTGATGCAGAAGTCCGGTGCCCACGTGAGGGTGCTCTCTGAGTCTTCGCAGGCAGGCGAGGGGGAACAAAGTTCCCAGAATTCTGTGTGTTTCCTGCTGCAGGGCTCACCTCAGCAGGTGCTGCTGGCCAGGTGTTCCCTGGAAAACCTGGCCGCAGACTGTGAGACCACCACTGACGTCATGGAGGTTCCCCAGACTGCCTTCGGACGCATCATAG GTCGTGGAGGGGAGTCTCTGAAGCTCATCACCAGGACAACAGGAGCAAGAGTCCTATGTCCCAGGGAGAGGGGGCGGGGCCTAGAGAAGGGCATGGTGTCTGTCACAGGGACGAGACTGGAGGTCAGACGGGCCAAG GAGCTCATCCTGGAGAAGGTATTTGAGGATGAGGCTGTAAGGAGGAGGATTACCCAGTCCTCAGCCCTGCGCCAGAAACGAAGACCCTTCGAGCCCCAGGGTCAAAGGTCTGAG GAACTGAAGCTGGAGGAGGCTCCACAGTCTCTCTGGGTGGAGGAAGGGGGGCTGGTCCATGCTAACGGTGTCCAGACCACAGTGGGAGCCCTTGCCCAGGCTAGAGGAGAGACCGTACAGCTGGCTGCAGAGGCACGAGAGGAGGACTGTCTTCTGTCGCCTGACTCCCTATCAGATGTTTCTAAATTTGAAA TTCCCAGCCCAGACCTGAGCTTCCAGCCAGATGAGCACCTGGAGGTGTATGTATCGGCGTCAGAGAACCCCCACCACTTCTGGATCCAGATCCTGGGGGTCCGCTCCCTCCAGCTGGACAAACTTACTGCTGAGATGAGCCGCTTCTACAGCAACGGCACCCTGCAG GAGCAGCGAGTGGAGACCATCGTGGTGGGGGACATCGTGGCAGCTCCGTACCGGGACTACGGCACCTGGAACAGGGCGAGGGTCCTGGGGGTGATGGGCTCTGGCCTGGTGGACCTCTACTATGTCGACTTCGGAGACAATGGAGAACTACCCAGGGATAGTCTGCGGAGTATGAG AAGTGACTTTCTCAGCCTACCATTCCAGGCCATCGAGTGCAGCCTAGCTGGAGTCAACCCGGCAGGAGAGGTGTGGAGCGACCAATCCCTGGATGACTTTGAGCGCCTGACGTATGTTGCCGAGTGGAGACCCCTGCTGGCCAAACTGTGCAGCTACACCCACTCTGAGGTCTCCTCTTGGCCAAGTGTACAGCTCTACGACAACAGCGAGGGCAAG GCTGTAGATCTAGGAGAGGAGATGGTGAGTCTGGGCCATGCTGTACCTAGCCAGGATAATGGGAACTGGGGTGGCGACAGAGATGACCCTGGAACACTACAGAGGATGCTG GATGATGTGACTGGAGCCACGTCTGAGCTAAGCCTGTCCTGCATCAGCTTATCAG